In Gemmatimonadaceae bacterium, the following are encoded in one genomic region:
- a CDS encoding aminotransferase class I/II-fold pyridoxal phosphate-dependent enzyme, producing the protein MLAANRTVTFTESVIREMTRIASMHNAVNLAQGFPDFPMPEPMKEAACTAINGDINQYAVTWGTPVLRQAIAEKYRRWYNMEVDPDRDVTVTCGATEAMASVFMALMNPGDEVIVLEPFYENYGPDAILAGATPVFVPLEKPDWRIDPDRLRKAFSSRTKAIVVNTPHNPTGRVLSRADMDLIASLCVEHDAWAITDEPYEHMIYTGHHHPLATWPGMRERTITISSLSKTWSATGWRIGWIIAPPAQTGPIRKIHDFLTVGAPAPLQTAAAVGFAFDADYYNHFTLEYKKRRDFMTGVLREQGFEFCVPEGAYYIFADFSAISDLDDVTFAKWMTQEIGVATVPGSSFYSRKEDGRTFTRFAFCKKQETLDRAAERLAGLRAALERRASAS; encoded by the coding sequence GTGCTTGCAGCCAATCGTACGGTCACGTTCACCGAGTCGGTGATTCGCGAGATGACGCGCATCGCGAGCATGCACAACGCGGTGAATCTCGCGCAGGGATTTCCCGATTTCCCGATGCCCGAGCCGATGAAGGAAGCGGCGTGCACGGCGATCAACGGCGACATCAACCAGTACGCCGTCACGTGGGGCACGCCGGTGCTGCGGCAAGCGATCGCCGAGAAGTATCGGCGGTGGTACAACATGGAGGTCGATCCGGATCGCGACGTCACGGTCACGTGCGGCGCGACGGAAGCCATGGCGTCCGTCTTCATGGCGCTGATGAATCCGGGGGACGAAGTGATCGTCCTCGAGCCGTTCTACGAGAATTACGGCCCCGACGCGATTCTGGCCGGTGCCACGCCGGTGTTCGTTCCGCTCGAGAAGCCGGACTGGCGCATCGATCCGGATCGGCTGCGCAAGGCGTTCAGCTCGCGCACGAAAGCGATCGTCGTGAACACCCCGCACAATCCGACGGGCCGCGTGCTGTCGCGCGCCGACATGGATCTCATCGCGAGCTTGTGCGTCGAGCACGATGCGTGGGCGATCACGGACGAGCCGTACGAGCACATGATCTACACGGGGCATCACCATCCGCTGGCGACATGGCCCGGCATGCGCGAGCGCACCATCACGATCTCGTCGCTGTCCAAGACGTGGAGCGCGACGGGGTGGCGCATCGGCTGGATCATCGCGCCGCCGGCGCAGACTGGTCCCATTCGCAAGATTCACGATTTTCTAACAGTCGGCGCGCCGGCGCCGCTGCAGACCGCGGCGGCCGTCGGCTTCGCGTTCGACGCCGATTATTACAATCACTTCACGCTCGAGTACAAGAAGCGCCGCGATTTCATGACCGGGGTGCTCCGCGAGCAGGGCTTCGAGTTCTGCGTCCCCGAAGGCGCGTACTACATCTTCGCCGACTTCTCGGCGATCAGTGATCTCGATGACGTGACGTTCGCGAAGTGGATGACGCAGGAGATCGGCGTCGCGACGGTGCCGGGGTCGAGCTTCTACTCGCGGAAGGAAGACGGGCGCACCTTCACGCGGTTCGCGTTCTGTAAGAAGCAGGAGACGCTGGATCGTGCGGCCGAGCGGTTGGCGGGGTTGCGGGCGGCGTTGGAGCGCAGGGCATCGGCGTCCTGA
- the ruvC gene encoding crossover junction endodeoxyribonuclease RuvC: MIVLGIDPGTASTGYGVVKGDGLGLVSLVECGVIRTRPRDPLPVRLQEIYEGVAELLARHAPDAMSVEDVFYAKNVRTTVVLGHARGVVLLAGQQAHVEIHEIPPAEIKKAVVGTGAATKEQVQFMLTRLLKLKSVPQPSDAADGVAAALACLMAARLPTLSGLRSTRARTGRA; the protein is encoded by the coding sequence GTGATCGTTCTGGGGATCGACCCCGGCACAGCAAGCACCGGCTACGGTGTGGTCAAGGGAGACGGGCTCGGGCTCGTCTCCCTTGTCGAATGCGGCGTGATTCGCACGCGGCCGCGCGATCCGCTGCCCGTTCGCTTGCAGGAGATTTACGAGGGCGTCGCGGAGCTGCTCGCGCGCCACGCGCCCGACGCCATGTCGGTTGAAGATGTGTTCTACGCGAAGAACGTCCGCACGACCGTGGTGCTCGGGCATGCGCGCGGCGTCGTGCTCCTCGCGGGCCAGCAGGCCCACGTCGAGATTCACGAGATTCCACCCGCTGAGATCAAGAAAGCGGTCGTCGGTACGGGCGCGGCGACGAAGGAGCAAGTGCAGTTCATGTTGACGCGATTGCTGAAACTCAAATCAGTGCCGCAGCCGTCGGATGCGGCGGACGGCGTCGCGGCCGCGCTCGCGTGCCTGATGGCGGCGCGGCTGCCGACGCTGAGCGGTCTGCGTTCGACGCGCGCACGGACCGGACGCGCGTGA
- the ruvA gene encoding Holliday junction branch migration protein RuvA translates to MIAQLNGSLLSKDLDRVEIMTPGGVGYELAIPLGVYEKLPRVGEPVALHTHLVVKEDGWQLFGFATPFERRVFQRVLNAKGVGPALALGLLSTLTAERLVTALRNRDIPTLQSVPRVGRKKAEQLILDLADKLDDLQVSSAAGPGGPRPESAGAEDAVRALVSLGYSTQDAERAVRAAIDDSGAGMGAAELIRAALGKVRG, encoded by the coding sequence GTGATCGCGCAACTCAACGGGTCGCTGCTGAGCAAGGATCTCGATCGCGTCGAGATCATGACGCCGGGCGGCGTCGGCTACGAGCTTGCCATTCCACTCGGCGTGTACGAGAAGCTGCCGCGCGTCGGCGAGCCGGTGGCGCTGCACACGCATCTCGTCGTGAAGGAAGACGGTTGGCAGCTCTTCGGCTTCGCGACGCCATTCGAGCGGCGCGTGTTTCAGCGCGTGCTCAACGCGAAAGGTGTGGGGCCGGCGCTCGCGCTCGGGTTGCTCTCGACGCTGACGGCCGAGCGATTGGTGACGGCGCTTCGCAATCGTGACATCCCGACGCTGCAAAGTGTGCCGCGTGTCGGGCGCAAGAAGGCCGAACAATTGATATTGGATCTCGCCGACAAGCTCGACGATCTGCAAGTTTCTTCCGCCGCGGGACCGGGTGGACCGCGACCCGAGAGTGCGGGAGCCGAGGATGCGGTGCGGGCGCTGGTGTCATTGGGCTACTCGACGCAGGATGCCGAGCGCGCGGTGCGAGCGGCGATCGACGATAGTGGCGCGGGAATGGGAGCGGCTGAGCTCATTCGCGCGGCGCTGGGGAAAGTTCGGGGCTAG
- a CDS encoding YebC/PmpR family DNA-binding transcriptional regulator, producing the protein MAGHSKWKQIKHYKAATDAKRGALFTKLIREITMAAKLGGGDPSGNARLRLAIDTAKDASMPKENIERAVKKGTGELEGVDYQEVTYEGYGPGGVALLIDAVTDNPTRTVAEVRSKMTRLGGNLGTPNSVAWMFEKKGQVYVDAGRIDEDALMEKALEAGAEDVAREDERFLVTTSPSDFHLVQEGLRKAGVEIAEAELAMVPKNTVQVAGKDAEALFKLLETIEELDDVQKVWANFDADVSEMAGSE; encoded by the coding sequence ATGGCCGGCCACAGTAAATGGAAGCAGATCAAGCACTACAAGGCGGCGACTGACGCCAAGCGTGGTGCATTGTTCACGAAGCTCATCCGCGAAATCACGATGGCCGCGAAGCTCGGCGGCGGCGATCCGTCGGGAAACGCCCGACTCCGCTTGGCAATCGACACCGCCAAGGACGCATCGATGCCCAAGGAAAACATCGAGCGCGCGGTCAAGAAGGGCACGGGTGAGCTCGAGGGTGTCGACTATCAGGAAGTGACGTACGAGGGCTATGGGCCCGGGGGCGTCGCGCTGCTCATCGACGCGGTTACCGACAATCCGACGCGCACCGTCGCCGAAGTCCGGAGCAAGATGACGCGACTTGGCGGCAACCTCGGCACACCGAACTCGGTGGCGTGGATGTTCGAGAAGAAGGGCCAGGTCTACGTCGACGCGGGCCGCATCGACGAAGACGCGCTGATGGAAAAAGCCCTCGAAGCGGGTGCCGAGGATGTGGCGCGCGAAGACGAGCGGTTTCTCGTCACCACGAGCCCCAGCGATTTTCACCTCGTGCAGGAAGGCCTTCGCAAGGCCGGCGTCGAGATCGCGGAAGCCGAGCTCGCCATGGTGCCGAAGAACACCGTGCAGGTTGCGGGCAAGGACGCCGAAGCGCTCTTCAAGCTGCTCGAGACGATCGAGGAGCTCGACGACGTGCAGAAAGTCTGGGCGAACTTCGATGCCGACGTCAGCGAGATGGCCGGCTCCGAGTGA